One Kineosporia sp. NBRC 101731 DNA segment encodes these proteins:
- a CDS encoding LysR family transcriptional regulator, which produces MSLELRQLRCLVAVADGGTFTDAAIELGVSQAAVSRSVAALEAELGVTLLRRTTRRVDVSPAGAAVITRARRILAEVAELRRAVDETRSELRLGYAWSALGRHTTALQRTWARDHPTTRLLLIQSNTPTAGLSEGAADLAVVRRPLHDTRFATEQIATEARYAAVPADDPWARRRFVRLADFAGRTVSIDHRTGTTTPGLWPAGTGPERFVDSNSVDDWLTMIAAGQAIGMTAEATVAQYPRPGVVYRPVRDAPRLPVWLAWWKDEAPALTRALTTLAKDLYNLP; this is translated from the coding sequence ATGAGTCTGGAGCTGCGTCAGCTGCGCTGCCTGGTCGCCGTGGCCGATGGCGGCACGTTCACCGACGCCGCGATCGAGCTGGGGGTGTCACAGGCCGCCGTGTCCCGCTCCGTCGCCGCCCTGGAGGCCGAGCTCGGGGTCACGCTGCTGCGGCGCACCACCCGCCGGGTCGACGTGTCCCCGGCCGGGGCCGCGGTGATCACCCGCGCGCGGCGGATCCTGGCCGAGGTGGCGGAGCTGCGCCGGGCCGTCGACGAGACCCGCTCGGAACTGCGCCTGGGCTATGCCTGGTCGGCCCTGGGCCGGCACACCACCGCCCTGCAGCGCACCTGGGCCCGTGACCATCCCACCACCCGCCTGCTGCTGATCCAGTCCAACACCCCGACGGCCGGGCTCAGCGAGGGCGCCGCCGACCTCGCCGTGGTGCGGCGTCCTCTGCACGACACCCGGTTCGCCACCGAGCAGATCGCCACCGAGGCCCGCTACGCCGCGGTGCCCGCCGACGACCCCTGGGCCCGCCGCCGTTTCGTGCGCCTGGCGGACTTCGCCGGGCGCACCGTCTCGATCGATCACCGCACCGGCACCACCACGCCCGGCCTCTGGCCGGCCGGCACCGGGCCGGAGAGGTTCGTCGACTCGAACTCGGTGGACGACTGGCTCACGATGATCGCCGCGGGTCAGGCGATCGGCATGACCGCCGAGGCCACGGTCGCCCAGTACCCCCGGCCCGGAGTCGTCTACCGCCCGGTGCGCGACGCTCCCCGGCTACCGGTGTGGCTGGCCTGGTGGAAGGACGAGGCTCCCGCACTGACGCGGGCCCTGACCACCCTCGCCAAGGACCTCTACAACCTTCCGTGA
- a CDS encoding phosphatase PAP2 family protein gives MTYLHPSWELSATCAVLLALLWGALSLAPRAGLVELVRSFAREFAVVMTLLGVWQYVGRFVRTHVEGAYSHAVRVQNAQAWLHLPDELELQHLVLPHEWLVRSMNSYYAFAHLNGMALFLIWVWWRRRSSFRSVRNTVVGTTLICLLVQSVPVAPPRLLPNSGYVDTALLYGQSVYGEYATGVASQLTAMPSVHVAWAAIVGWYVTKLGRGPLRVIGAVHLVLTVLVVAATANHWWLDGIVATAIMLVVIGGQWLVGRWWASRSMVDVGEPLPGRAAVPETSTH, from the coding sequence ATGACCTACCTGCACCCCAGCTGGGAGTTGTCTGCGACCTGCGCCGTGCTCCTGGCCCTGCTCTGGGGCGCCCTGTCGCTGGCCCCGCGGGCCGGCCTGGTCGAGCTGGTGCGGTCGTTCGCCCGTGAGTTCGCCGTGGTGATGACGCTGCTGGGGGTCTGGCAGTACGTCGGCCGGTTCGTGCGCACCCACGTCGAGGGTGCCTACTCGCACGCGGTCCGGGTGCAGAACGCCCAGGCCTGGCTGCACCTGCCGGACGAGCTGGAACTGCAGCACCTCGTCCTGCCGCACGAGTGGCTGGTGCGCTCGATGAATTCCTACTACGCCTTCGCCCACCTCAACGGCATGGCGCTGTTCCTGATCTGGGTCTGGTGGCGGCGCCGCTCCTCGTTCCGCTCCGTGCGCAACACGGTCGTCGGCACCACCCTGATCTGCCTCCTGGTGCAGAGCGTCCCGGTCGCCCCGCCACGTCTGCTGCCGAACTCCGGTTACGTCGACACCGCCCTGCTCTACGGCCAGTCGGTCTACGGCGAATACGCCACCGGGGTCGCGTCGCAGCTCACGGCCATGCCCTCCGTGCACGTGGCCTGGGCGGCGATCGTCGGCTGGTACGTCACGAAGCTCGGGCGCGGTCCGCTGCGCGTGATCGGCGCCGTGCACCTGGTGCTCACGGTGCTCGTGGTCGCGGCGACCGCCAACCACTGGTGGCTCGACGGCATCGTGGCGACGGCGATCATGCTGGTCGTCATCGGTGGTCAGTGGCTGGTGGGGCGGTGGTGGGCCTCGCGGTCGATGGTGGACGTCGGTGAGCCCCTCCCGGGGCGGGCGGCGGTCCCCGAGACCTCAACCCACTGA